From Oncorhynchus masou masou isolate Uvic2021 chromosome 7, UVic_Omas_1.1, whole genome shotgun sequence, one genomic window encodes:
- the LOC135543265 gene encoding uncharacterized protein LOC135543265 codes for MIEHKVAHNMKYYTVETGNSLASHIQFMRRLNSTTKCFTEVESPVESDVIMAFCPIVSRSGTDIEAALQQIPKGKDVILVVLHHTFNPDYTVPYSSRLVTRSDVILTVDCLFHESQGLLDCPRNDAAVRNIRQKFDTVDCLFHESQGLLDCPRNDAAVRNIRQKFDIDPMARNCDCRTWILNAAMGLLSLCRNCPCMVFSYMMGLISGKNPCPFARPHSRNEDYLHLAQL; via the exons ATGATTGAACACAAAG TGGCACACAATATGAAGTACTACACAGTTGAGACTGGCAATAGTTTGGCTTCTCATATTCAGTTTATGAGACGACTCAACAGCACCACAAAATGTTTTACGGAAGTCGAGTCTCCAGTGGAGAGTGATGTCATCATGGCTTTCTGTCCCATCGTCTCCCGCTCCGGGACTGATATTGAAGCAGCACTGCAACAGATTCCAA AGGGTAAAGATGTCATTCTGGTAGTACTGCATCACACCTtcaacccagactacactgtacctTACAGCAGCAGACTAGTGACCAGAAGTGATGTAATACTCACAGTGGACTGTCTGTTCCATGAGAGCCAGGGACTACTGGACTGTCCTCGCAATGATGCAGCAGTCAGAAATATTAGGCAGAAGTTTGACACAGTGGACTGTCTGTTCCATGAGAGCCAGGGACTACTGGACTGTCCTCGCAATGATGCAGCAGTCAGAAATATTAGGCAGAAGTTTGACATAGATCCTATG GCCAGAAATTGTGACTGTCGAACTTGGATTCTAAACGCTGCCATG GGGTTACTGTCTTTATGCCGCAACTGCCCTTGTATGGTGTTTTCTTACATGATGGGGCTCATCTCAGGCAAAA ATCCATGTCCCTTTGCAAGACCTCATTCCAGAAATGAAGACTATTTACATTTGGCCCAACTATGA
- the LOC135543264 gene encoding uncharacterized protein LOC135543264, with protein MLEHRVAHKMKYYTVETGNTLDSHIQFMRRLNNTTRCFTEVESPVESDVIMAFCPIVSRSGTDIEAALQQIPKGKDVILVVLHHTFNPDYTVPYSSRLVTRSDVILTVDCLFHESQGLLDCPRNDAAVRNIRQKFDTVDCLFHESQGGLQDCPRNDAVVKQIKQKLDMTMSCGFLAWILNAVMWAVSSGYNYVFIHNTRPSTRPRSGSLSGIWSNIMCTVSSVYNYLCTRLSYGKRALLGQ; from the exons ATGTTGGAACACAGAG TGGCACACAAGATGAAGTACTACACTGTTGAGACTGGCAATACTTTGGATTCTCATATTCAGTTTATGAGACGACTCAACAACACCACAAGATGTTTTACGGAAGTCGAGTCTCCAGTGGAGAGTGATGTCATCATGGCTTTCTGTCCCATCGTCTCCCGCTCCGGGACTGATATTGAAGCAGCACTGCAACAGATTCCAA AGGGTAAAGATGTCATTCTGGTAGTACTGCATCACACCTtcaacccagactacactgtacctTACAGCAGCAGACTAGTGACCAGAAGTGATGTAATACTCACAGTGGACTGTCTGTTCCATGAAAGCCAGGGACTACTGGACTGTCCTCGCAATGATGCAGCAGTCAGAAATATTAGGCAGAAGTTTGACACAGTGGACTGTCTGTTCCATGAGAGCCAGGGAGGACTACAGGACTGTCCTCGCAATGATGCAGTAGTCAAACAGATTAAGCAGAAGCTTGACATG ACCATGAGTTGTGGCTTTCTAGCTTGGATTCTAAACGCTGTCATG TGGGCAGTGTCTTCAGGCTACAACTACGTTTTCATTCACA ATACACGTCCCTCTACAAGGCCTCGTTCTGGCAGTCTGTCTGGGATTTGGAGCAATATAATG TGCACAGTGTCTTCTGTCTACAACTACCTCTGTACACGGCTTTCATATGGGAAGCGGGCGCTTCTGGGACAATAA